ACAGTGCTGGTACGCGTCTTGATAGAAGCGCTTTGGATAAACCCTCCATGAACCAAGCACTCCACACATCCCGGCCCACGATTCTGCACATTGACGACGAACAGCTGATGCGTCTGACCGTGGGCGACTATCTGCGGGACAGCGGCTACGCGGTCCTGGAAGCGGCATCCGCGCCCGAAGGG
The sequence above is a segment of the Deltaproteobacteria bacterium genome. Coding sequences within it:
- a CDS encoding response regulator produces the protein MNQALHTSRPTILHIDDEQLMRLTVGDYLRDSGYAVLEAASAPEG